A window from Roseburia sp. 499 encodes these proteins:
- a CDS encoding nucleotidyltransferase domain-containing protein, whose amino-acid sequence MWFESYKEDLKEQIGRIIRDEFFGKDEFELVDIAFYGSRVSGKASVDSDLDVLVEYKGTAREDTIFDVLAEQQLMLEDVRLDINPIKNEKSGTIVDYLERCDDNWKEHITIQRRRSR is encoded by the coding sequence ATGTGGTTTGAATCATACAAAGAGGATTTGAAAGAGCAAATAGGTAGAATCATTCGTGATGAATTCTTTGGAAAAGATGAATTTGAATTGGTGGATATAGCCTTCTATGGAAGCAGGGTAAGCGGTAAGGCGAGTGTTGATTCTGACTTGGATGTGCTTGTTGAATACAAGGGTACTGCAAGAGAGGATACAATCTTTGATGTGCTTGCAGAACAGCAGCTAATGCTTGAAGATGTTCGTTTAGATATCAATCCGATTAAGAATGAAAAATCGGGGACAATAGTTGACTATCTAGAACGATGCGATGATAATTGGAAGGAACACATTACGATTCAGCGAAGACGAAGCAGATAA
- a CDS encoding type II toxin -antitoxin system TacA 1-like antitoxin yields MKKSISISIRVSEEELEKFKQAARLEAYASYSEFVRRTALIEASRIIKENDIEGVKTDECN; encoded by the coding sequence ATGAAAAAATCAATATCAATTAGCATAAGAGTTAGTGAAGAAGAATTGGAAAAGTTTAAACAAGCTGCAAGACTTGAAGCATATGCTTCTTACAGTGAGTTTGTGAGAAGAACTGCTTTAATAGAGGCATCAAGGATTATTAAAGAAAATGATATTGAAGGAGTAAAAACTGATGAATGTAATTAG
- a CDS encoding HaeIII family restriction endonuclease: MNVISLFSGCGGLDLGFERAGFNIPVANEFDKTIWETFKVNHPNTHLIEGDVRQVTKEDIAQYIDGEVDGIIGGPPCQSWSEAGSLKGIKDARGQLFFDYIRILKEFQPKFFLAENVSGMLADRHSIAVQNILELFDEAGYDVSFTLVNAKDYGVAEERKRVFYIGFRKDLKIDFGFPKGSTKEDSKKITLRDIIWDLQDTAVPSGEKNKHNPDAINNNEYFTGAYSPIFMSRNRVKSWDEQAFTVQASGRQCQLHPQAPKMVKVGINDCRFVEGKEHLYRRMTIREVARVQGFPDDFKFIYNDTNTAYKMIGNAVPVNLAYEIAVAIKMYLEGKGSSVEVDREVIDAKEVNEKKVSTKSNDQGRAYEYAWIQTLYKALAELRKTRIVENSSLVANEKAWSLMDEDMQETFMISASAAIDTVLELEPRMSEIDNDELTLEFQKDGQGVKGDVRDIVIKRKDIEWEVGLSIKHNHDAVKHSRLSHKLDFGNEWFDMPCSDEYWVAVEPIFNVLKQEKENGTKWSEIEDKSQKVYIPLLQAFIDEINRANKKDSTMPRKMIEYLIGIEDYYKVVSKDSKRLTMIHTFNMHDTLNKPAKNKVSAITVPIVKLPTRLVALEFKPDSDNTVEMYLDNGWQLSFRIHNASTKVEPSLKFDVQFISMPMEVLNIECKWN; this comes from the coding sequence ATGAATGTAATTAGTTTGTTTAGTGGATGTGGAGGACTAGATTTAGGTTTTGAAAGAGCTGGATTTAATATTCCTGTTGCAAATGAATTTGATAAAACAATATGGGAGACTTTTAAGGTTAATCATCCTAACACACATTTAATCGAGGGTGATGTAAGACAGGTTACGAAGGAAGATATTGCTCAATACATAGATGGAGAAGTTGATGGAATTATTGGTGGACCACCATGTCAATCTTGGTCAGAAGCAGGTTCACTTAAGGGAATCAAGGATGCGAGAGGTCAGCTATTTTTTGACTATATCAGAATATTAAAAGAATTCCAACCTAAATTCTTTTTAGCGGAAAATGTAAGTGGAATGCTTGCAGATAGACATTCTATAGCGGTACAGAATATTTTGGAATTATTCGATGAGGCTGGATATGATGTTTCGTTTACATTGGTTAACGCGAAAGATTATGGCGTTGCCGAAGAACGTAAGAGAGTATTTTATATAGGATTTAGAAAAGACTTGAAGATAGACTTTGGTTTTCCTAAAGGTTCTACTAAAGAAGATTCAAAAAAGATTACCTTGCGTGATATTATTTGGGATTTGCAAGATACCGCTGTACCTTCAGGTGAAAAGAATAAGCATAATCCCGATGCAATAAATAATAATGAATATTTCACAGGAGCATACTCTCCGATTTTTATGAGTCGTAATCGTGTTAAGAGTTGGGATGAGCAGGCATTTACAGTGCAGGCTTCTGGACGACAGTGTCAGTTGCATCCTCAGGCACCTAAGATGGTAAAGGTTGGAATTAACGATTGCAGATTTGTTGAAGGCAAGGAACATCTTTATAGAAGAATGACAATTCGAGAAGTTGCGAGAGTACAAGGATTTCCGGATGATTTTAAGTTTATTTATAATGATACCAATACTGCATATAAAATGATTGGTAATGCAGTTCCTGTAAACTTGGCATACGAGATTGCAGTAGCCATAAAAATGTATCTTGAAGGAAAAGGCTCCTCTGTTGAAGTTGACAGAGAGGTTATAGATGCTAAGGAGGTCAATGAGAAGAAAGTGAGTACAAAAAGTAATGATCAGGGAAGAGCTTATGAATATGCTTGGATACAGACTTTATACAAAGCATTAGCTGAGTTGAGAAAAACAAGAATAGTGGAGAATTCTAGTTTAGTGGCAAATGAAAAGGCATGGTCACTTATGGATGAAGATATGCAGGAAACTTTCATGATTTCTGCTAGTGCAGCTATTGATACGGTGTTAGAACTTGAACCAAGAATGTCCGAAATCGATAATGATGAACTTACACTTGAGTTCCAGAAAGATGGACAAGGCGTTAAGGGGGATGTTAGAGATATTGTAATTAAAAGAAAAGATATTGAATGGGAAGTAGGATTAAGCATTAAGCATAATCATGATGCCGTGAAACATAGTAGATTAAGCCACAAGCTTGATTTTGGAAACGAATGGTTTGATATGCCATGTTCTGATGAATATTGGGTTGCTGTGGAACCAATCTTCAATGTGTTAAAGCAAGAAAAAGAGAATGGAACAAAATGGTCTGAAATTGAGGATAAGAGTCAGAAGGTGTACATTCCTTTATTGCAGGCATTCATTGATGAAATCAATCGTGCAAATAAGAAGGATAGTACAATGCCAAGAAAGATGATTGAGTATCTGATTGGTATTGAAGATTATTATAAGGTTGTGAGTAAGGATAGCAAAAGACTTACGATGATTCACACATTTAATATGCATGATACATTAAATAAGCCTGCAAAGAATAAGGTATCTGCAATTACTGTACCTATTGTTAAGTTACCTACAAGACTTGTTGCACTTGAATTTAAGCCAGATAGTGATAATACGGTAGAAATGTATCTTGATAATGGTTGGCAGCTTAGTTTCAGAATTCACAATGCTAGTACAAAGGTAGAACCAAGTCTTAAGTTTGATGTTCAGTTTATCAGTATGCCGATGGAAGTTCTTAATATCGAATGTAAGTGGAATTAA
- a CDS encoding KAP family P-loop NTPase fold protein has translation MWKDSETEIDYLDYDYLVKSIEDIILDDDLLPASIGVYGDWGSGKSSLMHMCKKKLEAKDKKIACLLFNGWLFENYEDAKTAMLGTILDEIGKKKRLPTKAKETLSGLYKSVDKLKLAKNVTKMGMDFFLTGGIGTITDITLNQIKNKIAGVQPDIDIEKIYDSVKDELDNKEFREDIRSFQSNFEKLLDESKISRLVIFIDELDRCRPDTILDTLEAMKLFMFKGKVAFIIGADERHISYAVKSKFKDIEGIQINIGKEYLEKLIQYPVKIPRLSSDEVETYISCLLLQSELEKDVFDNLVNEIGKARVEDFEKFSLHKVLEKMDIDANESIAVASQVASVLSQGLHGNPRQCKRFLNSMYMRLKMAEFKNKVLDKKILAKIMVLEYIRPQLFNKIANMTMDGVLQSELAPFENRREGDEEIQGELMIWEKDDWFRDWCEMEPKLSDKDLKLYFYFMGTSLDEKISRISSSLSPMAKDVLDKLMSKSDIKMSEALEISDELTSSEKATILNAMATNMSGQTKIEKEHIESFTKFVAKNKELSVEAFAHCSNFSAKQVPIGGCVYIAELAKKTNMETEYRELAVKWGNIEKNLQQGIENALDME, from the coding sequence ATGTGGAAAGATAGCGAAACAGAAATAGATTATCTTGATTATGATTATTTAGTGAAAAGCATAGAAGATATAATATTAGATGATGATTTGTTACCAGCAAGTATAGGCGTATACGGTGATTGGGGAAGTGGAAAATCTAGCCTTATGCATATGTGCAAAAAGAAATTAGAAGCTAAGGATAAGAAAATAGCATGTTTACTATTCAATGGTTGGTTGTTTGAAAACTATGAAGATGCTAAGACAGCAATGCTAGGAACCATCTTAGATGAGATTGGAAAGAAAAAACGGTTACCAACAAAAGCAAAAGAAACATTGTCTGGATTATATAAGAGTGTTGACAAATTAAAATTAGCAAAAAATGTTACAAAAATGGGAATGGATTTTTTTCTGACTGGTGGAATCGGAACCATAACAGATATTACGCTTAATCAGATTAAAAATAAAATAGCTGGAGTACAACCGGATATAGATATTGAAAAAATATATGATTCAGTAAAAGATGAACTTGATAATAAAGAATTTAGAGAAGACATTAGAAGCTTTCAATCAAATTTTGAAAAATTGTTAGATGAAAGTAAAATATCAAGATTAGTAATCTTTATTGATGAATTGGATAGATGTCGACCAGATACCATACTGGATACATTAGAAGCCATGAAATTATTCATGTTTAAGGGAAAGGTCGCTTTTATTATTGGAGCCGACGAGAGACATATATCATATGCGGTAAAAAGTAAATTCAAAGATATTGAAGGAATACAAATCAATATTGGAAAAGAGTATTTAGAAAAATTGATTCAATATCCTGTCAAAATTCCAAGATTGAGTTCTGATGAGGTAGAAACTTACATTTCTTGTTTATTGCTTCAATCAGAATTAGAAAAAGATGTATTTGATAATTTGGTTAATGAAATTGGCAAAGCTAGAGTGGAAGATTTTGAAAAGTTTTCTTTACATAAAGTTTTAGAAAAGATGGATATTGATGCAAATGAAAGTATTGCTGTTGCAAGTCAGGTTGCAAGTGTATTATCGCAAGGCCTACATGGAAATCCAAGGCAGTGTAAGAGATTTTTGAATTCTATGTATATGAGGTTAAAGATGGCGGAATTCAAGAATAAGGTATTGGACAAGAAAATACTTGCGAAGATTATGGTGTTAGAATATATAAGACCACAGTTATTCAATAAAATAGCAAATATGACCATGGATGGAGTTTTGCAGAGTGAATTGGCTCCTTTTGAAAATAGAAGAGAAGGAGATGAGGAAATTCAAGGGGAATTGATGATTTGGGAAAAGGATGACTGGTTTAGAGATTGGTGTGAGATGGAACCAAAATTATCTGACAAAGATTTAAAATTATATTTTTATTTTATGGGAACATCATTGGATGAAAAAATAAGTAGAATTTCGTCATCTCTTTCACCAATGGCTAAAGATGTTTTAGATAAATTGATGTCAAAATCAGATATTAAAATGTCAGAGGCATTGGAAATATCAGATGAACTAACTTCTTCTGAAAAAGCTACTATTTTAAATGCTATGGCAACTAATATGTCAGGTCAAACCAAGATTGAAAAAGAACATATTGAAAGTTTTACAAAGTTTGTTGCAAAGAATAAAGAGTTGTCTGTGGAAGCATTCGCGCATTGTAGTAATTTTTCAGCAAAGCAGGTTCCTATAGGCGGATGTGTTTATATTGCTGAATTGGCAAAAAAGACGAATATGGAAACAGAGTATCGTGAGTTAGCGGTAAAATGGGGAAATATTGAAAAAAATTTGCAACAGGGTATTGAAAATGCACTAGATATGGAATAA
- the qatC gene encoding Qat anti-phage system QueC-like protein QatC, with protein MIFNVILGSEEQYTVNEQEKVIDFTRDDSFSYTFWRDKNLLPHWYDKKALDLLYISLAVFAADRLCLRNDAEDGWSRNIEIHMPVMNLSVWNQNKELLEKLLSFLSGDFYTFVFREREETDIEKSCYETYLKVDKDKLKDYDRLCMFSGGLDSFIGAIDLLEENEGKTLFVSHYGGGKGTKEFQDALKEKFFQAYDVEKRDFHQYFAKVIAGEEETTRTRSFMFFSHAIVLASALEKNVEIVIPENGLISLNIPSTFSRLGTSSTRTTHPYYLRMFQELLNRLELDIYFVNPYQFKTKGEMLIECKNKEFVENNLSSTMSCSHPDNGRMLKETEARHCGYCLPCVIRQAAIKKAGMHDQSTYRDREFKMVKEARTILNSYRLGIEKYNPKYAFLTVQQNGPIEEKIEQYENLYVRGMNELKDYLEEI; from the coding sequence ATGATATTTAATGTTATTCTTGGTTCAGAAGAACAATACACTGTAAATGAACAAGAAAAGGTAATTGATTTTACAAGAGATGATTCTTTTTCGTATACTTTTTGGAGGGACAAAAATCTGCTTCCACACTGGTATGACAAAAAAGCATTAGACCTACTTTATATTTCACTCGCCGTTTTTGCAGCTGATAGATTGTGTCTTAGGAATGATGCAGAGGATGGTTGGAGCCGAAATATAGAAATTCATATGCCGGTGATGAATTTGAGTGTATGGAATCAAAATAAAGAATTATTAGAAAAATTATTATCCTTTTTAAGTGGAGATTTCTATACATTTGTATTTAGAGAACGAGAAGAAACGGACATAGAAAAAAGTTGTTATGAAACATATCTTAAAGTAGATAAGGATAAATTAAAAGATTATGATCGATTGTGTATGTTTTCTGGAGGGCTGGATTCGTTTATTGGTGCAATTGATTTGCTTGAAGAGAATGAAGGAAAAACCCTTTTTGTAAGTCATTATGGAGGGGGAAAAGGAACAAAAGAGTTTCAAGATGCTTTAAAGGAAAAATTTTTTCAAGCTTATGATGTAGAAAAAAGAGATTTTCATCAATATTTTGCCAAGGTTATAGCAGGAGAAGAGGAAACAACAAGAACAAGATCATTTATGTTTTTTTCACACGCAATTGTTTTGGCTTCAGCACTTGAAAAAAATGTGGAAATTGTTATTCCGGAAAATGGATTAATATCATTAAACATTCCAAGTACATTTTCTAGATTAGGCACGAGCAGTACAAGAACCACGCATCCATACTATTTGAGGATGTTTCAAGAATTATTAAATCGTTTGGAGCTAGATATATATTTTGTAAATCCGTATCAATTTAAAACAAAAGGCGAAATGTTGATAGAGTGTAAAAATAAAGAGTTTGTGGAGAATAATTTATCTAGTACGATGTCATGTTCACATCCAGATAATGGTAGAATGCTTAAAGAAACGGAAGCAAGGCATTGTGGTTATTGCCTTCCATGTGTTATTAGGCAAGCAGCCATAAAGAAAGCGGGTATGCATGATCAAAGCACATACAGAGATCGTGAGTTTAAAATGGTAAAAGAAGCCAGGACAATTTTAAATTCATACAGACTTGGCATCGAGAAATATAACCCTAAATACGCTTTTTTGACAGTACAACAAAATGGACCTATTGAAGAAAAGATTGAGCAATATGAAAATTTATATGTACGTGGCATGAATGAACTTAAAGACTATTTGGAGGAGATATAA
- the qatD gene encoding Qat anti-phage system TatD family nuclease QatD — protein sequence MSKFYFDTHMHFDLYQNRDDVLTYLEKNGCYTIAITNLPDLFEKYRLCYGRYKYVKFALGFHPELVYKYKSQIDKFRSNIRYTRYIGEIGADFTTEDNREREVQLEVLSEIVSSCNQYDDKILSVHTRKAEKQVLAILNNCKSQVILHWYSGTIREMEEAIERGYYFSINHQMIRSNNGKRIIANIPLERILIESDAPFTKGLEKNYSIKFMDDIYRFISETRNIDEEELGIILKNNFRTILTQA from the coding sequence ATGTCAAAGTTCTATTTTGATACACACATGCATTTTGACCTATATCAGAATAGAGATGATGTGTTAACATACTTGGAAAAAAACGGATGTTATACGATTGCTATAACAAATTTACCAGATTTATTTGAAAAATATAGATTATGCTATGGACGATATAAGTACGTCAAGTTTGCACTGGGATTTCATCCAGAGCTGGTTTATAAATATAAGAGTCAAATTGATAAGTTTAGAAGTAACATACGATATACTAGATATATTGGAGAGATAGGTGCAGATTTTACAACAGAAGATAATAGAGAACGGGAAGTGCAGCTAGAGGTATTAAGTGAAATAGTTTCTTCTTGCAATCAATATGATGATAAAATCTTGTCAGTTCATACAAGAAAAGCGGAAAAACAAGTTCTAGCAATTCTGAATAATTGTAAATCGCAAGTGATACTTCATTGGTATTCAGGGACTATAAGAGAAATGGAAGAGGCAATTGAAAGAGGTTACTACTTTTCAATAAATCATCAGATGATAAGAAGTAATAATGGGAAAAGAATAATAGCAAATATTCCATTAGAAAGGATACTTATTGAAAGTGATGCTCCGTTTACGAAAGGACTTGAAAAGAATTATTCAATAAAGTTTATGGATGATATTTATCGATTTATATCTGAAACAAGAAATATTGATGAAGAAGAATTAGGAATAATTCTAAAAAACAACTTTAGAACTATTTTAACACAAGCGTGA
- a CDS encoding ribbon-helix-helix protein, CopG family — translation MANNKRLFLSLSEEDVARLDVLRTELGMNRSQYIRYVLSGQKKKLVPSMQYKDAIGKLSSIDLSLRVIALNESLAEEDRLAIYSELDEIKKIFGQVAFGQVDQKLSSEV, via the coding sequence ATGGCGAATAATAAGAGATTGTTTTTGTCACTATCAGAGGAAGATGTGGCGAGACTTGATGTGTTAAGAACGGAGCTTGGTATGAACCGCTCACAATATATTCGGTATGTATTGTCAGGTCAGAAAAAGAAACTTGTACCTTCAATGCAATACAAGGATGCAATAGGAAAGCTTTCAAGTATTGATTTGTCACTTAGGGTTATTGCACTTAATGAGAGTTTGGCGGAAGAGGACAGGCTTGCAATATATAGCGAGCTTGATGAGATAAAGAAAATATTTGGACAAGTAGCCTTTGGTCAAGTTGACCAGAAGCTGTCATCGGAGGTTTAG
- a CDS encoding JAB domain-containing protein produces MSPKPITMPIDVVELLGEHMCELDREVVCVINLRSDGTPVNCNFVSMGAVDECVAHPREILKSCILTNAASMIMLHNHPSGKLNPSKWDTMITDRMLKVGELIGIPLRDHIIVGGDNHSYFSFREKGLMEFEHVKLEEDYLKIEKERFAVAEAGAEEIAAPVRRKRSR; encoded by the coding sequence ATGAGTCCGAAGCCGATTACGATGCCTATAGATGTGGTGGAACTTCTTGGGGAGCATATGTGTGAGCTTGATAGGGAAGTGGTCTGCGTAATCAATTTGCGCTCTGATGGAACTCCTGTTAATTGTAATTTTGTAAGCATGGGAGCTGTTGATGAATGTGTGGCACATCCAAGGGAAATATTAAAGAGCTGTATTTTGACTAACGCAGCGTCTATGATCATGCTTCATAATCATCCTTCGGGAAAGCTTAATCCTAGCAAATGGGATACTATGATTACCGATAGGATGCTTAAGGTAGGAGAGCTTATAGGTATTCCACTTAGGGATCATATTATTGTAGGTGGAGATAATCATTCTTACTTTAGCTTCCGTGAAAAGGGGCTTATGGAATTTGAACATGTGAAGCTGGAAGAGGATTATCTGAAAATTGAAAAGGAAAGATTTGCTGTGGCAGAAGCTGGTGCGGAAGAAATAGCTGCACCTGTAAGAAGGAAGCGTAGCAGATAG
- a CDS encoding DUF6782 family putative metallopeptidase: MKKPKVSREEKMSLIQEKLETGVREIFESEKYREYIRTMAKFPNYSINNCILIASQRPDASYVCGYKTWQTEFNRTVNRNESGIMIIAPVKYKADVEEPVYDENSHPVIGEDGKQKMEKVSKEFQGFRPAYVFDVEQTSGEPLPSLVHLLQGGVRDFEMIKEALIAISPVPVTFEAISSGANGFYSPSEKRIVVKDDLPELQTIKTLIHEIAHAELGHGSEEDKFDRKTKEVQAESVAFWVAAMIGDDGGLDTSEYSFGYISGWSKDKEVSELKESLNLIKETADRISSNLGSKLEELQKELQTEVKEEITESSAEVKRKKSR, from the coding sequence TTGAAAAAACCAAAGGTTAGTAGAGAGGAAAAGATGAGTCTGATTCAGGAAAAGTTGGAAACAGGAGTTAGAGAGATTTTTGAATCTGAAAAGTACCGAGAGTACATAAGGACAATGGCTAAGTTTCCAAATTACAGCATCAATAACTGCATTTTGATAGCATCGCAAAGACCAGATGCTTCTTATGTATGTGGCTATAAAACTTGGCAGACAGAATTTAATCGAACTGTGAATCGTAATGAATCTGGAATTATGATTATTGCTCCTGTGAAATATAAGGCTGATGTTGAAGAACCTGTATATGATGAGAATTCTCATCCTGTAATTGGTGAAGATGGAAAGCAGAAAATGGAAAAGGTATCAAAGGAATTCCAAGGATTTCGACCGGCATATGTTTTCGATGTGGAGCAGACAAGTGGGGAACCGTTACCATCATTAGTGCACTTACTTCAAGGTGGTGTAAGAGACTTTGAAATGATTAAGGAGGCGCTGATTGCCATTAGTCCTGTTCCAGTAACATTTGAAGCAATAAGTAGTGGGGCAAATGGATTTTATAGTCCTAGTGAAAAGCGAATTGTTGTTAAAGATGATTTACCGGAATTGCAGACGATTAAAACTCTAATTCATGAGATTGCTCATGCGGAGCTTGGACATGGAAGCGAAGAGGACAAGTTTGATCGGAAAACCAAAGAGGTCCAGGCTGAGTCGGTTGCTTTTTGGGTAGCGGCTATGATTGGTGACGATGGCGGACTTGACACATCTGAATATTCATTTGGGTATATATCCGGGTGGAGTAAGGATAAGGAAGTTTCTGAATTAAAGGAAAGTTTGAATTTGATAAAAGAGACAGCAGACCGTATCTCATCAAATTTGGGAAGCAAGCTTGAAGAACTGCAAAAGGAGCTGCAGACAGAAGTAAAAGAAGAAATAACGGAATCATCTGCAGAAGTAAAAAGAAAAAAATCCAGATAA
- a CDS encoding DUF5688 family protein: MLNFQEFQEYVEMNLKEVLSEEYQDAVVSLNEVTKNNGTVLHAVTVRPEDSNIAPNIYLDGYFKKYEEGADIDIVMGEIGRVAMDNMRAPEEFASIGRDFQNFDFVKDKIIMVAVNAERNRDLLAGAPHQCREDLALIYKVMIGDNKDGIATITIKNEHMAMWGVTTETIHDLAMENTKEILPVTIQSMNEVMREMFAKDGMPDEIAEAMFADMPANQQMYVISNASKVNGAASMFYEDALSGLADRIGTDLFILPSSVHECIAVSTDMGTPESLAEMVQEVNGTQVNLEEQLSDHVYRFDAKAKTISLADTTMEQLEAKVSENTQEYDVSQSQTEGSRPRHHR; the protein is encoded by the coding sequence ATGCTTAATTTTCAGGAATTTCAGGAGTATGTAGAGATGAACCTCAAGGAGGTTTTATCAGAAGAGTACCAGGATGCAGTCGTATCATTAAATGAGGTAACCAAGAACAATGGTACAGTTCTTCATGCGGTTACAGTAAGACCGGAGGATTCAAATATTGCTCCAAACATTTATCTTGATGGATACTTCAAGAAGTATGAGGAAGGGGCAGATATTGATATCGTAATGGGTGAAATCGGCAGAGTTGCTATGGACAACATGAGAGCACCGGAAGAGTTTGCTTCTATTGGAAGAGACTTTCAGAATTTTGATTTTGTAAAGGACAAGATCATTATGGTAGCTGTTAATGCGGAGAGAAACAGAGATTTACTTGCAGGTGCACCTCATCAGTGCAGAGAGGATCTTGCTCTTATTTATAAGGTCATGATTGGAGACAACAAAGATGGTATCGCAACAATTACCATTAAGAATGAACATATGGCAATGTGGGGCGTAACCACAGAAACAATTCATGACTTAGCAATGGAGAATACAAAAGAGATTCTTCCTGTAACTATTCAGTCTATGAATGAGGTTATGAGAGAGATGTTTGCGAAGGATGGAATGCCGGATGAGATTGCAGAGGCAATGTTTGCAGATATGCCTGCGAACCAGCAGATGTATGTGATTTCAAATGCCTCAAAGGTAAATGGTGCAGCTTCTATGTTCTATGAGGATGCATTATCAGGTCTTGCAGACAGAATTGGAACGGATCTATTTATTCTACCATCATCTGTGCATGAGTGCATTGCAGTATCTACTGATATGGGAACACCGGAATCACTTGCTGAAATGGTTCAGGAAGTAAACGGAACTCAGGTTAATTTGGAAGAGCAGTTGTCGGATCATGTGTATCGTTTTGATGCAAAGGCGAAGACGATTTCACTTGCAGATACAACTATGGAACAGTTAGAAGCAAAGGTTTCTGAAAACACTCAGGAATATGATGTTTCACAGTCACAGACTGAGGGTTCTCGCCCTCGTCATCACAGATAA
- a CDS encoding SpoVG family protein, whose product MQVSEVRLNLLKTDTAVKAIGSFALDGAFAVRGVRVMEDKNGHNFVAFPSREKQDGSYEDIAFPLSKELYASITGAIIDEYKQQVEKQEQAQNQEASKEATQTEAESAAAPAPKKGKSR is encoded by the coding sequence ATGCAGGTATCGGAAGTAAGATTAAATCTGTTAAAAACAGATACAGCTGTAAAGGCGATTGGTAGTTTTGCACTTGATGGTGCATTTGCAGTAAGGGGAGTTCGTGTAATGGAAGATAAGAATGGTCACAATTTTGTGGCTTTTCCTTCCAGGGAAAAACAGGACGGAAGCTATGAGGACATTGCGTTTCCTCTAAGCAAGGAGTTATATGCATCCATCACAGGAGCGATTATTGATGAGTATAAGCAACAGGTGGAAAAGCAGGAGCAGGCACAGAATCAGGAGGCTTCGAAGGAAGCGACCCAGACAGAGGCAGAGAGCGCAGCTGCACCTGCTCCGAAGAAAGGCAAAAGCAGATAA
- a CDS encoding SpoVG family protein, with product MQVTEVRLTKAPSEDSCLAYGSFTLDGDFVVCGIRVLKTKDGNLFVGYPSKQNSRGEYKDVCFPMARALREDISLRVLEEYEKL from the coding sequence GTGCAGGTAACAGAGGTTAGACTTACAAAGGCTCCAAGCGAAGATAGTTGTTTGGCATATGGCAGTTTTACTTTGGATGGGGATTTTGTAGTCTGTGGAATAAGAGTCTTAAAGACAAAGGACGGAAATCTCTTTGTAGGCTATCCGTCAAAGCAAAATAGCAGAGGGGAATATAAGGATGTTTGTTTCCCGATGGCTAGAGCACTTAGAGAGGATATTTCTTTAAGAGTCCTTGAAGAGTATGAAAAATTATAA